From Desulfuromonas soudanensis, the proteins below share one genomic window:
- a CDS encoding efflux RND transporter permease subunit — protein MQISELSIKRPVLASVMSLFILLVGLVAYDRLSVREYPNIDEPTVSVTTAYEGASPEIIETEVTTVIEDSLSGIEGIKSITSQSRQEVSQISIKFNMDRDADDSAAEVRDRVGRIRGKLPLEIQEPIIAKVEADASPIIYMAFFSDRHSTTEITDYVDRHVTDQLEMISGVAEAQILAERRYAMRIWLDPSKMAARGLTPQDVENALRAQNLEVPGGRIESAAREFTILTDTALNTPEEFEEIVLGNSDGYLVRLRDIGRAEIGAESERTNLRFNGEQSVAIGIVKQSTANPLDISAELKILLPELRKSLPAGMNIEMAFDSSIFIERSINNVFSTIFEAVVLVLLIIFVFLRSFRSTLIPLVTIPVSLIGAFALMWAFGFTINTLTLLALVLAVGLVVDDAIVVLENIHRHIEDGLSPRQAALKGSREIGFAIIAMTFTLAAVYIPVSLMEGRTGKLFTEFALTLAGAVIVSGFVALTLTPMMCSKMLRHQARHNRLFRIMESFFDGLDSLYRRVLGASLRTRLIGVAIALAAAGGTWALLAGLPSELSPSEDRGVLFSIFIAPDGSSLEYTDHYIKQGEAIFAQVPEKRYIFSIAGRTVVSEGLSILNLKDWSERERSSQEIAASLGPQLFGIPGVLAFPIVPPSLGQPALNQPVQLVVKTTASYDELSTMVGNLLAEIRNNPNIVATRSDLKFNTPELRLAIDRDKAANLGVNIATIGRTIETMMGGRDVTRFKVDGKQYDVKVKIEETRRNAPGDLNQIYVRTGGGETVQLSNLVTIAEGVSPQSLNHFDRSRAAIISANLLPGYALGEALTYLEGTAAKILPDNARIDYTGQSREFKDSNSGLAVTFILALAFIYLMLSAQFESFVDPFIILLTVPLAMVGALLALELTGNSLNIYSQVGLITLIGLITKHGILIVEFANQLQDAGKTKLEAVIESATLRLRPVLMTTGAMVLGSLPLALAHGAGAESRQQIGWVLVGGLSLGTVLTLFVVPAAYVLIARKRKAAVGEDEPATIPVPESARA, from the coding sequence ATGCAGATTTCCGAACTCAGCATCAAGCGCCCGGTCCTGGCCTCGGTCATGAGCCTCTTTATCCTCCTGGTCGGACTGGTGGCCTACGACCGCCTCTCGGTGCGGGAATATCCCAACATCGATGAACCGACGGTCTCGGTGACCACCGCCTATGAAGGGGCCAGTCCCGAGATCATCGAAACCGAGGTCACCACGGTCATCGAGGACTCGCTTTCGGGGATCGAGGGGATCAAGAGCATCACCTCCCAGAGCCGCCAGGAGGTCAGCCAGATCTCCATCAAGTTCAACATGGACCGCGACGCCGACGACTCCGCCGCCGAAGTCCGCGACCGGGTGGGGCGCATCCGCGGCAAACTCCCTCTCGAGATCCAGGAACCGATCATCGCCAAAGTCGAGGCCGACGCTTCGCCGATCATCTATATGGCCTTTTTCAGCGACCGTCACTCGACCACCGAGATTACCGACTACGTCGACCGTCACGTCACCGATCAGCTGGAGATGATCTCCGGCGTCGCCGAGGCCCAGATCCTCGCCGAACGCCGCTACGCCATGCGCATCTGGCTCGACCCTTCAAAAATGGCCGCCCGCGGCCTCACGCCGCAGGATGTGGAAAACGCCCTGCGCGCCCAGAACCTCGAGGTCCCGGGGGGGCGGATAGAAAGTGCGGCCCGCGAATTCACCATACTCACCGACACCGCACTGAACACCCCCGAGGAATTCGAGGAGATCGTCCTCGGCAATAGCGACGGCTATCTGGTGCGCCTCAGGGACATCGGCCGCGCCGAAATCGGCGCCGAGAGCGAGCGGACCAACCTGCGTTTCAACGGCGAGCAGTCGGTGGCCATCGGCATCGTCAAACAATCGACGGCCAACCCCCTCGACATTTCGGCGGAGCTCAAAATCCTCCTCCCCGAACTGCGCAAATCCCTCCCGGCGGGGATGAACATCGAGATGGCCTTCGATTCCTCCATCTTCATCGAACGCTCGATCAATAATGTCTTTTCCACCATCTTCGAAGCGGTGGTGCTGGTTCTCCTGATCATCTTCGTCTTTTTGCGATCCTTCCGCTCGACGCTGATCCCGCTGGTGACCATACCGGTGTCGCTGATCGGCGCCTTTGCCCTCATGTGGGCCTTCGGCTTCACCATCAACACCCTGACCCTTCTCGCCCTCGTCCTGGCCGTCGGCCTGGTGGTCGACGACGCCATCGTCGTCCTGGAGAACATCCACCGCCACATCGAGGATGGGCTCTCTCCCCGGCAGGCCGCGCTCAAGGGGAGCCGCGAAATCGGCTTTGCCATCATCGCCATGACCTTCACCCTGGCGGCCGTCTACATCCCCGTCTCCCTCATGGAGGGGCGCACCGGCAAACTCTTTACCGAGTTCGCCCTGACGCTGGCCGGCGCCGTCATCGTCTCCGGTTTCGTCGCCCTGACGCTGACGCCGATGATGTGCTCCAAGATGCTTCGCCACCAGGCCCGCCACAACCGCCTCTTCCGGATCATGGAGAGCTTCTTCGATGGTCTCGACAGCCTCTATCGCCGGGTTCTCGGCGCCTCGCTGCGCACCCGCCTCATCGGCGTCGCCATCGCCCTGGCAGCGGCCGGCGGCACTTGGGCGCTTTTGGCCGGGCTCCCCTCGGAACTCTCCCCCAGCGAGGACCGCGGGGTTCTCTTCTCCATCTTCATTGCGCCCGACGGGTCGAGCCTCGAATATACCGACCATTACATCAAGCAGGGGGAGGCGATCTTCGCGCAGGTCCCCGAAAAGAGGTACATATTCTCCATTGCCGGACGGACCGTGGTTTCCGAAGGACTCTCGATTCTCAACCTCAAGGACTGGAGCGAGCGAGAACGCTCCTCGCAGGAGATTGCCGCCTCCCTCGGACCCCAGCTCTTCGGCATTCCCGGCGTCCTCGCCTTCCCCATCGTCCCGCCGTCCCTCGGCCAGCCGGCCTTGAATCAACCGGTGCAGCTGGTGGTGAAGACCACCGCCTCCTACGACGAACTCTCCACCATGGTCGGAAATCTTTTGGCCGAGATCCGCAACAACCCGAACATCGTCGCCACCCGGTCCGATCTCAAATTCAACACCCCCGAATTGCGCCTGGCCATCGATCGCGACAAGGCGGCCAATCTCGGCGTCAATATCGCGACCATCGGCCGCACCATCGAAACGATGATGGGAGGGCGGGACGTCACCCGCTTCAAGGTCGACGGCAAGCAGTACGACGTCAAGGTGAAGATCGAGGAGACCCGGCGCAACGCCCCCGGAGACCTGAACCAGATCTACGTCCGCACCGGCGGCGGCGAGACGGTTCAGCTCTCCAACCTGGTGACCATCGCCGAGGGGGTCAGTCCCCAGTCCCTCAACCACTTCGACCGCAGCCGGGCGGCCATCATCAGCGCCAACCTCCTCCCCGGCTATGCCCTCGGCGAAGCCCTGACCTATCTCGAGGGGACGGCGGCCAAAATCCTCCCCGACAACGCCCGCATCGACTACACGGGACAGTCCAGGGAGTTCAAGGATTCGAACAGCGGCCTGGCGGTGACCTTCATCCTCGCCCTGGCCTTCATCTACCTGATGCTTTCGGCCCAGTTCGAAAGCTTCGTCGATCCCTTCATCATCCTCCTCACCGTCCCCCTGGCGATGGTCGGGGCGCTCCTCGCCCTGGAGTTGACCGGCAACTCCCTCAATATCTACAGCCAGGTCGGCCTGATCACCCTCATCGGACTGATCACCAAGCACGGCATCCTCATCGTCGAGTTCGCCAACCAGCTGCAGGATGCCGGGAAGACCAAGCTGGAAGCGGTCATCGAGTCGGCGACCTTGCGCCTGCGTCCGGTGCTGATGACCACCGGGGCGATGGTTCTCGGCTCCCTCCCCCTGGCCCTGGCCCACGGCGCCGGCGCCGAAAGCCGGCAGCAGATCGGCTGGGTCCTGGTCGGCGGCCTCTCTCTGGGGACCGTCCTCACCCTCTTTGTAGTGCCGGCCGCCTACGTCCTCATCGCCCGCAAGCGGAAAGCGGCCGTGGGCGAGGATGAACCGGCAACGATCCCCGTACCTGAATCCGCCAGGGCCTGA
- a CDS encoding efflux transporter outer membrane subunit yields MKSPLRTLATLALLILTLPACTLGPDYHRPVMETPLGFKAEGSWQESAPRDEQSRGLWWAVFNDPALNELEQKASTANLEVQAAVARFDQARALLGVSRAEFLPRVDLNASGQRSKISLSQFGIDSSGPSSFITNYYNIPLDLSYEIDLWGRVRRSVEAASADADGSLAALEAIRLTLQGEVARSYFALRTVDAQSALLQRNIDLRRQSLNLVTSLFDNGQIGELDVARARAELAATEAEQAGLQESRSKLENALAVLAGQNPSTFNLAVAPLDVRAPAVAPGLPASLLERRPDVAAAERSMAAANARIGVAKTAFFPAIRLTGNAGFSSSETADLLNWDNRTWGLGPSLSLPIFSGGRNRANLQRSKAVYEEAVANYRQQVLVAFRDVEDALSALTALKKQEEAQQRSLQAALRASDLSDKRYRAGLVSYLEVVDSQRTALQSERLVTDILGRQLQTTVTLIKSLGGGWEEAAL; encoded by the coding sequence ATGAAATCACCGCTTCGAACCCTGGCCACCCTGGCCCTGCTGATCCTGACCCTGCCGGCCTGCACCCTCGGCCCGGACTACCACCGACCGGTCATGGAAACTCCGCTCGGCTTCAAGGCCGAAGGGTCCTGGCAGGAATCCGCTCCCCGGGATGAGCAATCCCGCGGCTTGTGGTGGGCGGTCTTTAACGATCCGGCCCTCAATGAACTGGAACAGAAGGCCTCCACGGCCAACCTGGAAGTGCAGGCGGCCGTGGCGCGCTTCGATCAGGCCAGGGCGCTCCTCGGCGTCAGCCGGGCAGAATTCCTGCCGCGAGTCGATTTGAACGCTTCGGGTCAACGTTCAAAAATATCACTCAGTCAATTCGGCATTGACTCAAGTGGGCCAAGTTCCTTTATCACCAACTATTACAATATCCCTTTGGATCTGAGCTATGAGATCGATCTCTGGGGGCGGGTGCGGCGCAGCGTCGAGGCGGCATCCGCTGACGCCGACGGGAGCCTGGCCGCCCTGGAGGCCATCCGCCTGACGTTGCAGGGAGAGGTCGCCCGCAGCTACTTCGCCCTGCGTACCGTCGACGCCCAGAGCGCCCTGCTGCAGCGCAACATTGACCTGCGCCGCCAGTCCCTGAATCTGGTGACCAGCCTTTTCGACAACGGCCAGATCGGCGAACTCGATGTCGCCCGGGCCAGGGCCGAGCTGGCGGCGACGGAGGCCGAACAGGCCGGACTGCAGGAAAGCCGCAGCAAGCTGGAAAACGCCCTCGCCGTCCTGGCCGGGCAGAACCCCTCCACTTTCAACCTGGCCGTGGCTCCCCTCGACGTCCGGGCGCCGGCCGTCGCTCCCGGCCTGCCGGCCTCCCTCCTCGAACGGCGCCCGGACGTCGCCGCCGCCGAGCGGTCGATGGCGGCGGCCAACGCCCGCATCGGCGTCGCCAAAACCGCCTTTTTCCCGGCGATCCGCCTCACCGGCAACGCCGGCTTTTCCTCCAGTGAAACGGCCGATCTCCTCAACTGGGACAACCGCACCTGGGGGCTGGGGCCGAGCCTCTCCCTCCCCATCTTCTCCGGCGGACGGAATCGGGCCAATCTGCAGCGCAGCAAGGCGGTCTACGAGGAGGCGGTGGCCAATTACCGCCAGCAGGTGCTGGTCGCCTTCCGCGACGTGGAAGACGCCCTTTCCGCCCTGACCGCCCTCAAGAAACAGGAAGAGGCGCAGCAGCGGTCGCTGCAGGCCGCACTCAGAGCCTCCGACCTTTCGGACAAGCGCTACCGCGCCGGGCTGGTGAGCTACCTCGAGGTCGTCGACAGCCAGCGCACCGCCCTGCAGAGCGAGCGCCTGGTCACCGACATCCTCGGCCGGCAACTGCAGACAACGGTCACCCTGATCAAATCCCTGGGGGGCGGTTGGGAAGAGGCCGCACTGTAA
- a CDS encoding putative bifunctional diguanylate cyclase/phosphodiesterase — translation MSETTPQKARRPLDLRRYTLALLIAWTLCIGASLAWNLVQNHRTILGIARNSARNAFDKDLLYRRWGALYGPVYLPVSPQVPPNPYLDVPEREVTTTSGRTLTMVNPAYMTRMVYDLAEKSHGIRSHLTSLNPLRPQNAPDPWEIEALRRFAEGEKEISSVVSTEGSEYLRFMRPFWVEEACLKCHSRQGYKIGDIRGGISISIPLAPLWSANHGTIVAYVLGHGLLWFLGLGGIALGVGSLRGQIRRREAAEDSLLEKETHLAFLANHDTLTGLPNRHLLHDRLDQAIARAQRSQRRIAILLIELDRFKTINDSLGHSVGDRVLCEITGRLLGTVRKSDTFARLGGDEFLLLLDDVGQVASIVTMAQRLLLDIDQPIRIDSFRVQVTASLGICLFPDDALDTEGLLKCAEVAMYRAKEMGRNNYQFYTPDMNARAHEFLEMENDLRRALDEDQFVLHYQPQVDMITGQLMGVEALLRWQHPQKGMIPPGDFIPLAEQTGLIIPIGDWVLRTACAQNRAWQDAGHPPVTMAVNISMRQFLQTDLVTEITRTLETTGLAPQFLEIEITESMLMSDFDNSLATLQALSRMGVRIAIDDFGSGFSSLSHLRLFPLHRLKIDRSFVRDLGDAPQSRAIAGSIVSLAWNLGLEPIAEGVEIEEQRDILCELGCRQAQGFLFARPLAAADFIEFLR, via the coding sequence ATGAGCGAAACGACACCACAAAAGGCACGTCGCCCCCTCGACCTTCGCCGCTATACCCTTGCCCTGCTGATCGCCTGGACCCTCTGCATCGGCGCCTCCCTGGCCTGGAATCTTGTCCAGAACCACCGCACCATCCTCGGCATCGCCCGCAATTCCGCCCGCAACGCCTTCGACAAGGACCTCCTCTACCGGCGATGGGGCGCCCTCTACGGACCGGTCTATCTCCCCGTCTCCCCCCAGGTTCCTCCCAATCCCTACCTCGATGTGCCGGAGAGGGAGGTGACGACCACCTCGGGACGGACCCTGACCATGGTCAATCCCGCCTACATGACCCGAATGGTCTACGATCTTGCCGAAAAGAGCCACGGCATCCGCAGCCACCTCACCAGCCTCAACCCCCTTCGCCCGCAAAACGCCCCCGATCCCTGGGAGATCGAAGCCCTGCGACGCTTCGCCGAGGGGGAAAAGGAGATTTCCAGCGTCGTCTCTACGGAAGGCTCCGAATACCTGCGCTTCATGCGCCCCTTTTGGGTCGAGGAGGCGTGCCTCAAGTGCCATAGCCGACAGGGGTACAAAATCGGCGATATCCGCGGCGGAATCAGCATCTCCATCCCCCTGGCTCCCCTCTGGAGCGCCAATCACGGCACCATTGTCGCCTACGTTCTCGGACACGGACTCCTGTGGTTTCTGGGTCTGGGGGGAATCGCTCTCGGGGTCGGGTCCCTCCGGGGGCAGATACGCAGACGGGAGGCCGCTGAAGATTCCCTCCTCGAGAAGGAAACCCATCTCGCCTTTCTTGCCAATCACGACACCCTCACCGGACTCCCCAATCGCCACCTCCTTCACGACCGCCTCGACCAGGCCATCGCCAGGGCGCAGCGATCGCAGCGGCGAATCGCCATCCTCCTGATCGAACTCGACCGTTTCAAGACCATCAACGATTCCCTCGGCCACTCCGTCGGCGACCGGGTGCTCTGCGAAATCACCGGGCGCCTGCTCGGCACGGTTCGCAAATCCGACACCTTTGCCCGGCTGGGAGGGGACGAATTTCTCCTTCTCCTCGACGACGTCGGCCAGGTCGCCTCCATCGTCACCATGGCCCAGCGCCTGCTGCTGGACATCGACCAGCCGATCCGGATCGACAGTTTCCGCGTCCAGGTCACCGCAAGCCTCGGCATCTGCCTCTTTCCCGACGACGCACTCGACACGGAAGGGCTCCTCAAATGCGCCGAAGTCGCCATGTACCGCGCCAAGGAGATGGGGCGCAACAACTATCAGTTCTACACTCCCGACATGAACGCCCGCGCCCATGAATTCCTGGAGATGGAGAACGACCTGCGCCGCGCCCTTGATGAGGACCAGTTCGTTCTCCATTACCAGCCCCAGGTCGACATGATCACCGGCCAGCTGATGGGGGTCGAGGCGCTTTTGCGCTGGCAGCATCCGCAAAAAGGGATGATCCCCCCCGGCGACTTCATCCCCCTGGCCGAGCAAACGGGACTGATCATCCCCATCGGCGACTGGGTGCTGCGCACCGCCTGTGCCCAGAATCGGGCCTGGCAGGACGCCGGCCACCCGCCGGTCACCATGGCCGTCAACATTTCCATGCGCCAGTTTCTGCAGACCGATCTGGTGACGGAGATCACCCGCACCCTCGAAACCACCGGGTTGGCTCCACAGTTCCTCGAAATTGAAATCACCGAGAGCATGCTGATGAGCGACTTCGACAACTCCCTGGCGACCCTGCAGGCGCTCTCGCGCATGGGGGTCCGCATCGCCATCGACGACTTCGGCTCCGGTTTCTCCTCCCTGAGTCACCTGAGGCTCTTCCCCCTCCATCGCCTCAAGATCGACCGCTCCTTCGTCAGGGACCTCGGAGACGCCCCCCAGAGCAGGGCCATCGCCGGCTCCATCGTCTCCCTCGCCTGGAATCTCGGCCTCGAGCCGATCGCCGAGGGCGTGGAAATCGAAGAACAACGGGACATCCTCTGCGAACTCGGTTGCCGGCAGGCGCAGGGATTCCTCTTCGCCCGCCCTCTTGCCGCCGCCGACTTCATCGAATTTCTCCGCTGA
- a CDS encoding Ig-like domain-containing protein — translation MKGQSPGSIFSKTFRPPALTVSLSALLLSTLLVACGGGGGDSAPTTPVTPTITYLAAPAVSPAGGATDISVSTSISADFSEALDPASAATAMILKNSGGAVIPAEVVCLGSTLTSFPASSLAYGETYTVTIGTGLKGMSGDHLELPKTWSFTTVSASPGDPLTYFPTDNGRTWEFTGTINTSPFVNTLTISGTDVVNGITVDVYTESNRDDDGLTMKTYRLKDGDGLWYYGTDDPADTLTPLLAPYREMVFPLTPGAGQMILAKTGIDYGQDEDGDGINETCDVAISTLMEKFEDLSLPAGNFTATAKINTLTQIEITLSRDGSAFVVQEWNSKWYAPGIGPVKRDSLFSTPLGITRVIEELSAFTAP, via the coding sequence ATGAAAGGACAGAGTCCCGGCAGCATTTTCTCGAAGACATTCCGACCCCCAGCCCTCACCGTCAGCCTGTCGGCACTGCTTCTCTCGACGCTTCTCGTCGCCTGCGGCGGAGGGGGGGGGGACTCTGCGCCGACAACACCCGTCACGCCGACCATCACCTATCTTGCCGCCCCGGCGGTCAGTCCCGCAGGCGGCGCAACGGATATTTCGGTCTCTACCTCGATCAGCGCCGACTTCAGCGAAGCCCTCGATCCAGCCTCGGCAGCAACGGCCATGATTCTGAAAAACTCCGGCGGCGCGGTCATCCCGGCCGAGGTCGTCTGCCTCGGATCGACGTTGACTTCTTTTCCGGCTTCCTCCCTGGCCTATGGCGAAACCTATACGGTGACCATCGGAACCGGCCTCAAGGGGATGAGCGGAGACCATCTGGAACTTCCAAAAACCTGGTCCTTTACGACTGTGTCCGCCTCTCCCGGGGACCCTCTGACCTATTTCCCCACCGATAACGGCCGCACCTGGGAATTTACCGGGACGATCAACACAAGTCCCTTCGTCAACACCCTGACGATCTCCGGAACGGACGTTGTCAATGGAATTACCGTTGATGTCTATACCGAATCGAACCGCGACGACGACGGCCTGACCATGAAAACCTATCGCCTCAAGGACGGCGACGGACTCTGGTACTATGGCACCGACGACCCCGCCGACACCCTTACTCCGCTGCTGGCCCCCTACCGGGAGATGGTCTTCCCTTTGACCCCAGGCGCAGGCCAGATGATTCTGGCCAAAACCGGGATCGATTACGGCCAGGACGAAGACGGCGACGGGATCAATGAAACCTGCGACGTCGCCATCAGCACATTGATGGAAAAATTTGAGGATCTTTCCCTCCCAGCCGGCAATTTCACAGCAACGGCCAAGATCAATACTCTGACGCAGATCGAAATCACCCTCTCCAGGGACGGTTCCGCTTTTGTCGTCCAGGAGTGGAACTCCAAGTGGTATGCCCCGGGAATCGGTCCGGTCAAGCGCGACAGCCTGTTCAGCACTCCGCTCGGCATCACCAGGGTCATTGAGGAGCTCAGCGCCTTCACCGCCCCCTGA
- a CDS encoding MarR family winged helix-turn-helix transcriptional regulator, which produces MTFREAKPSGFAQGTDIAADPGATILSYVPQIPKGSYELRILQSLRQIIRAIEIHSHKLVQDYQITGPQLNCLLALQEHESLTPTALAHIVYLSPSTIVGIVDRLEEKGLVDRSRSSRDRRQVQITITAAGRELTTSAPSPLQETLVERLRALPETEQVTIIRALEKVADLMDARKIDAGPVLETGPLLPPAHPK; this is translated from the coding sequence ATGACCTTCAGAGAGGCTAAACCCTCGGGTTTTGCTCAGGGGACAGACATTGCCGCCGACCCGGGGGCGACCATCCTGAGCTATGTACCGCAAATTCCTAAAGGAAGTTATGAGTTGCGCATCCTCCAGTCGCTGCGGCAGATCATACGCGCCATCGAAATTCATTCCCACAAACTGGTCCAGGACTACCAGATCACCGGCCCGCAGCTCAACTGCCTCCTCGCTCTGCAGGAACACGAGAGTTTGACACCGACCGCCCTGGCCCACATCGTCTACCTGAGCCCCAGCACCATCGTCGGTATCGTCGACCGTCTCGAGGAAAAGGGACTGGTCGACCGCAGCCGCAGCAGCAGGGATCGTCGGCAGGTGCAGATCACCATCACCGCCGCAGGCCGGGAACTGACGACAAGCGCCCCCTCCCCTCTTCAGGAGACCCTGGTCGAACGCCTCAGGGCGCTGCCGGAAACCGAGCAGGTGACCATCATCCGGGCTCTGGAAAAAGTCGCCGATCTGATGGACGCCCGCAAGATCGACGCCGGACCGGTTCTGGAAACCGGACCGCTTTTGCCCCCCGCGCACCCAAAGTAA
- the ablA gene encoding lysine 2,3-aminomutase, which yields MPIYSPNQQELAGKISQDKVTLSNWRDWAWQRKHSIQDISTVESLLGITFGADERKKLEETLETFPLSITPYYLSLIDTDDWRNDPVFRQAFPSPCELEIDRHDMADPLDEDKDSPTPGITHRYPDRVLLQISNVCAMYCRHCTRKRKVGDVDSIPGKDAILAGIDYIRNTPVIRDVLLSGGDPFMLSDDYLDWILTELRTIPHVQVIRIGTRMPVVLPYRVTDKLVAMLKKHHPLWINTHFNHPREITTSAREALARMADAGIPLGNQTVLLAGVNDCPRIMKSLVHKLVENRVRPYYLYQCDLSRGLSHFRTPVGKGIEIMESLIGHTSGFSVPTYVIDAPGGGGKIPLTPNYLISLSTNKVVLRNFEGVITTYQEPENYQSGFCDRKCDDCHLQLNLEEAEEIGATGIEMLLSDHDATISLTPENNERMERRNND from the coding sequence ATGCCCATCTACAGCCCCAACCAGCAGGAACTTGCCGGAAAGATTTCCCAGGACAAAGTCACCCTGTCGAACTGGAGAGACTGGGCCTGGCAGCGCAAACATTCCATTCAGGACATATCCACCGTCGAATCCCTTCTGGGGATCACCTTCGGCGCCGACGAACGGAAGAAACTCGAGGAGACCCTCGAAACCTTCCCCCTCTCCATCACCCCCTATTACCTCTCCTTGATCGACACCGACGACTGGCGCAACGACCCGGTCTTCCGCCAGGCCTTCCCCTCCCCCTGCGAACTGGAGATCGACCGCCACGACATGGCCGATCCCCTGGACGAGGACAAGGACAGCCCGACTCCCGGCATCACCCATCGCTACCCTGACCGGGTGCTGCTGCAGATCAGCAATGTCTGCGCCATGTACTGCCGTCACTGCACCCGCAAGCGCAAGGTCGGGGACGTGGACTCGATTCCTGGGAAGGACGCGATTCTCGCCGGCATCGACTACATCCGCAACACCCCGGTGATCCGCGACGTCCTCCTCTCCGGCGGCGACCCGTTCATGCTCTCGGACGACTATCTCGACTGGATCCTCACCGAGCTGCGGACGATCCCCCACGTGCAGGTCATCCGCATCGGGACGCGCATGCCGGTGGTTCTCCCCTACCGGGTGACCGACAAGCTGGTGGCCATGCTCAAAAAGCACCACCCGCTGTGGATCAACACCCATTTCAACCATCCGCGGGAAATCACCACCTCGGCCCGGGAAGCCCTGGCGCGCATGGCCGACGCCGGTATCCCCCTGGGAAACCAGACCGTCCTCCTCGCCGGAGTCAACGACTGCCCGCGGATCATGAAATCCCTGGTGCACAAGCTGGTGGAAAACCGGGTGCGCCCCTATTATCTCTATCAGTGCGATCTCTCCCGCGGGCTCTCCCACTTCCGCACCCCGGTCGGCAAGGGGATCGAGATCATGGAGAGCCTGATCGGCCACACCAGCGGCTTTTCCGTGCCGACCTACGTCATCGACGCCCCCGGCGGCGGCGGCAAGATCCCGCTGACGCCCAACTACCTCATCTCTCTCTCCACCAACAAGGTGGTGCTGCGCAACTTCGAAGGCGTCATCACCACCTACCAGGAGCCGGAAAATTACCAGTCGGGCTTCTGCGACCGCAAATGCGATGACTGCCACCTGCAGCTCAATCTGGAGGAGGCCGAGGAAATCGGTGCCACCGGCATCGAGATGCTGCTGTCGGACCACGACGCCACCATTTCCCTGACCCCGGAAAACAACGAACGCATGGAGCGCCGCAACAATGACTGA
- the ablB gene encoding putative beta-lysine N-acetyltransferase, producing MTDEIITIGNSSIQHGKHSNRAYLMNLAPGDLPAVLPYLDDLARTEGYTKIFAKVPAKAKKDFMANSYLSEATIPGFYRGERDVCFMGKYFDAERSEERNPDLVQAALDAAQGKEPLLEVPPLAAPLHCRMALAEDAEAMAQLYRQVFATYPFPIHDPEYLQETMASHVDYFGIWNGDELIALASAEKDLAGENAEMTDFATDPAFRSRGLANYLLARLEQSAGRQGIRTAFTIARAYSYGMNITFAKSSYTYSGTLTHNTQISGKLESMNVWYKDLQA from the coding sequence ATGACTGATGAAATCATCACTATCGGCAATTCGTCGATCCAGCACGGCAAACACAGCAACCGGGCCTATCTCATGAACCTGGCCCCCGGCGACCTCCCCGCCGTCCTCCCCTATCTGGACGACCTCGCCCGCACCGAGGGGTACACCAAAATATTCGCCAAGGTCCCGGCAAAAGCGAAGAAGGATTTCATGGCCAACAGCTACCTCTCCGAGGCGACCATTCCCGGTTTTTATCGGGGGGAGCGGGACGTCTGCTTCATGGGGAAATACTTCGATGCCGAGCGGAGCGAGGAGCGCAATCCCGACCTTGTTCAGGCCGCACTCGACGCCGCCCAGGGGAAGGAGCCGCTCCTCGAGGTGCCGCCTCTTGCGGCGCCCCTGCACTGCCGGATGGCCCTGGCCGAGGACGCAGAGGCCATGGCGCAGCTTTACCGCCAGGTCTTTGCCACCTACCCCTTTCCGATCCACGACCCGGAATACCTGCAGGAGACGATGGCCTCCCATGTCGATTATTTCGGGATCTGGAACGGTGATGAATTAATCGCCCTGGCTTCGGCGGAAAAGGATCTTGCCGGGGAAAACGCCGAGATGACCGATTTCGCCACCGATCCGGCCTTCCGTTCCCGGGGGCTGGCCAACTACCTTCTCGCCCGCCTGGAGCAATCGGCCGGCCGCCAGGGGATCCGCACCGCCTTCACCATCGCCCGCGCCTACTCCTACGGCATGAACATCACCTTTGCCAAGAGCAGCTACACCTACAGCGGCACCCTGACCCACAACACCCAGATTTCGGGGAAACTCGAGAGCATGAACGTCTGGTACAAGGATCTGCAGGCATAA